One Kribbella sp. NBC_00662 genomic region harbors:
- a CDS encoding dihydrolipoamide acetyltransferase family protein — protein MGIQQFRLPDVGEGLVEAEIVSWKVKPGDTVKLNDTIVEIETAKSLVELPVPFAGVITELLVPEGETVPVGTPIISVQTDSADGSPEDLVPAVPEPEESGGRTAVLVGYGPKTTEAKRRARKPAGATAPAGGGAAAASAPATYAGATAPAAAQATAAAPTSTPVPQAPAALAGGNGAAVHVLAKPPVRKLAKDLGIDLAAVTATGPGGIITRADVEGHGAAPAAVEYEAAPVVSAQGDTRVPVKGVQKVMAQAMVASAFTAPHVTEWITVDVSATMELVERLKADKAFRDLRVSPLLIVAKAVTLAARRTPIINAAWDEQAQEIVYKGAVNLGIAAATPRGLIVPNIKGADSLTLPDLCKALNDLVATAREGKTQPADQAGGSFTITNVGVFGVDAGTPIINPGEAAILAFGAVRKQPWVVDDEIVPRWITTLALSFDHRLIDGEKGSIFLSDVASILEDPARALMF, from the coding sequence ATGGGCATCCAGCAGTTCCGCCTCCCCGACGTCGGTGAGGGTCTGGTCGAGGCCGAGATCGTCAGCTGGAAGGTCAAGCCAGGCGACACGGTCAAGCTCAACGACACCATCGTCGAGATCGAGACCGCGAAGTCCCTGGTCGAGCTGCCGGTGCCGTTCGCCGGCGTCATCACCGAGCTGTTGGTGCCCGAGGGCGAGACCGTTCCGGTCGGTACGCCGATCATCTCGGTCCAGACCGACTCCGCCGACGGCTCCCCCGAGGACCTCGTGCCCGCGGTCCCCGAGCCCGAAGAATCCGGCGGCCGCACCGCCGTCCTGGTCGGCTACGGCCCCAAAACCACCGAAGCCAAACGCCGAGCCCGCAAGCCGGCCGGCGCAACGGCTCCGGCTGGTGGGGGTGCTGCCGCCGCGAGCGCGCCTGCGACGTACGCGGGTGCCACCGCCCCGGCTGCAGCGCAGGCTACGGCCGCCGCTCCCACCTCCACCCCGGTGCCGCAGGCGCCGGCAGCTCTTGCCGGCGGCAACGGTGCAGCGGTGCACGTTCTCGCCAAGCCGCCGGTGCGGAAGTTGGCCAAGGATCTGGGGATTGATCTGGCTGCGGTGACCGCGACCGGGCCGGGTGGCATCATCACCCGGGCTGATGTCGAAGGCCACGGGGCCGCTCCGGCAGCAGTTGAATATGAAGCTGCGCCGGTCGTGAGTGCACAAGGTGACACCCGCGTGCCGGTGAAGGGTGTGCAGAAGGTGATGGCGCAGGCGATGGTTGCCAGTGCGTTCACCGCGCCGCATGTGACCGAGTGGATCACCGTCGACGTCAGCGCCACGATGGAGCTGGTCGAGCGGTTGAAGGCCGACAAGGCGTTCCGGGACCTCCGCGTCTCGCCGCTGCTCATCGTCGCGAAGGCAGTCACCCTCGCGGCCCGTCGTACGCCGATCATCAACGCGGCCTGGGACGAGCAGGCGCAGGAGATCGTTTACAAGGGCGCGGTCAACCTCGGCATCGCCGCGGCCACCCCGCGTGGGCTGATCGTCCCGAACATCAAGGGCGCCGACTCGCTCACCCTGCCCGACCTGTGCAAGGCGCTGAACGACCTGGTCGCCACCGCCCGCGAGGGCAAGACCCAGCCGGCGGATCAGGCCGGCGGCTCGTTCACGATCACCAACGTCGGCGTGTTCGGCGTCGACGCCGGTACGCCGATCATCAACCCGGGCGAGGCCGCGATCCTCGCGTTCGGGGCGGTCCGCAAGCAGCCGTGGGTGGTGGACGACGAGATCGTCCCGCGCTGGATCACCACGCTCGCGCTGTCGTTCGACCACCGTCTGATCGACGGCGAGAAGGGCTCGATCTTCCTCTCCGACGTCGCGAGCATCCTCGAGGACCCGGCCCGCGCGCTGATGTTCTGA
- a CDS encoding alpha-ketoacid dehydrogenase subunit beta encodes MTKITLGKAINAGLRAAMEKDPKVVVMGEDIGKLGGVFRVTEGLQKDFGEDRVIDTPLAESGIIGTAVGLALRGYRPVCEIQFDGFVFPAYDQIISQVAKMHYRSAGRIKMPVVIRIPYGGGIGAVEHHSESPETLFAHVPGLKVVSCGDPVDAYWMIQQAISSDDPVVFFEPKRRYHEKAELDESVPPVQPLHQAKVVREGTDATLFCYGPMVKTCLQAAEAAVEDGRNLEVVDLRTIAPLDLATIFASVKKTRRALVVHEAPLSLGTGSEIAARVTEECFYHLEAPVLRVTGYDTPYPPSRMEDDYLPDLDRVLDGVDRVMEY; translated from the coding sequence ATGACCAAGATCACTCTCGGCAAGGCCATCAACGCGGGCCTGCGGGCCGCGATGGAGAAGGACCCGAAGGTCGTCGTCATGGGCGAGGACATCGGCAAGCTCGGCGGAGTCTTCCGTGTCACCGAGGGCCTGCAGAAGGACTTCGGCGAGGACCGCGTCATCGACACCCCGCTGGCCGAGTCCGGCATCATCGGGACCGCGGTCGGCCTGGCGCTGCGCGGGTACCGGCCGGTCTGCGAGATCCAGTTCGACGGGTTCGTGTTCCCGGCGTACGACCAGATCATCAGCCAGGTCGCGAAGATGCACTACCGCTCCGCGGGCCGGATCAAGATGCCCGTCGTCATCCGGATCCCGTACGGCGGTGGCATCGGCGCGGTCGAGCACCACTCGGAGTCGCCGGAGACGCTGTTCGCGCACGTGCCCGGGCTCAAGGTCGTCTCGTGCGGCGACCCGGTGGACGCGTACTGGATGATCCAGCAGGCGATCTCGTCGGACGACCCGGTCGTGTTCTTCGAGCCGAAGCGCCGGTACCACGAGAAGGCCGAGCTGGACGAGTCCGTGCCGCCGGTGCAGCCGCTGCACCAGGCGAAGGTGGTCCGCGAGGGCACCGACGCGACCCTGTTCTGCTACGGCCCGATGGTGAAGACCTGCCTGCAGGCGGCCGAGGCCGCGGTCGAGGACGGCCGGAACCTCGAGGTCGTGGACCTGCGGACGATCGCGCCGCTGGACCTCGCGACGATCTTCGCGTCGGTCAAGAAGACCCGGCGGGCGCTGGTGGTGCACGAGGCGCCGCTGTCGCTCGGCACCGGATCCGAGATCGCGGCGCGGGTGACCGAGGAGTGCTTCTACCACCTCGAGGCTCCCGTACTGCGGGTGACCGGGTACGACACGCCTTACCCGCCGTCGCGGATGGAGGACGACTACCTGCCGGACCTGGACCGGGTGCTGGACGGCGTCGACCGGGTGATGGAGTACTGA
- the pdhA gene encoding pyruvate dehydrogenase (acetyl-transferring) E1 component subunit alpha yields MSESVPGTPPEVFAPVEAPVSPPQASEEVEFVQLLTPEGERIEHPDYSFELDDEAIKGFYRDMVLVRRIDAEATALQRQGELGLWASLLGQEAAQIGSGRALNDRDMVFPTYREHGVAWCQGVDPLRLLGLFRGVDQGGWDPKDNNFHLYTIVIGAQTLHATGYAMGQQRDHAIGDPENGEATIAYFGDGASSQGDVNEAFIWSSVFNAPVVFFCQNNQWAISEPIDRQTRIPLYQRAAGFGFPGVRVDGNDVLATYAVTQQALKRAREGSGPTLIEAYTYRMGAHTTSDDPTKYRLNEDLEHWKLKDPIERVHAYLARHAGIDHDFFDEVETEADKIAAELRAGCLALPDPVLTDFFQNVYVEETPQLAEQRDQFAAYAASFEGEG; encoded by the coding sequence GTGAGTGAGTCGGTGCCGGGGACTCCCCCGGAAGTGTTCGCGCCCGTGGAGGCGCCGGTCAGTCCGCCCCAGGCCTCCGAAGAGGTCGAGTTCGTCCAGCTGCTGACGCCCGAAGGTGAGCGCATCGAGCACCCGGACTACTCGTTCGAGCTCGACGACGAGGCGATCAAGGGCTTCTACCGGGACATGGTCCTGGTCCGCCGGATCGACGCCGAGGCGACCGCCCTGCAGCGCCAGGGTGAGCTCGGGCTGTGGGCATCCCTGCTCGGTCAGGAGGCCGCGCAGATCGGCTCCGGCCGGGCGTTGAACGACCGGGACATGGTCTTCCCGACGTACCGCGAGCACGGTGTCGCGTGGTGCCAGGGCGTCGACCCGCTGCGGCTGCTCGGCCTGTTCCGCGGCGTCGACCAGGGCGGCTGGGACCCCAAGGACAACAACTTCCACCTGTACACGATCGTGATCGGCGCGCAGACGCTGCACGCGACCGGGTATGCGATGGGGCAGCAGCGCGACCACGCGATCGGCGACCCCGAGAACGGCGAGGCGACGATCGCGTACTTCGGTGACGGCGCCAGCAGCCAGGGCGACGTCAACGAGGCGTTCATCTGGTCCTCGGTGTTCAACGCGCCGGTGGTGTTCTTCTGCCAGAACAACCAGTGGGCGATCTCGGAGCCGATCGACCGGCAGACCCGGATCCCGCTGTACCAGCGCGCGGCCGGCTTCGGCTTCCCCGGCGTCCGCGTCGACGGGAACGACGTGCTCGCGACGTACGCCGTCACGCAGCAGGCCCTGAAGCGGGCCCGCGAAGGCAGCGGCCCGACGCTGATCGAGGCGTACACGTACCGGATGGGTGCGCACACCACGTCCGACGACCCGACGAAGTACCGGCTCAACGAGGACCTCGAGCACTGGAAGCTCAAGGACCCGATCGAGCGCGTGCACGCGTACCTGGCCCGGCACGCCGGGATCGACCACGACTTCTTCGACGAGGTCGAGACCGAGGCGGACAAGATCGCCGCCGAGCTGCGGGCCGGCTGTCTCGCGCTGCCGGATCCGGTCCTCACCGACTTCTTCCAGAACGTGTACGTCGAGGAGACGCCGCAGCTCGCCGAGCAGCGCGACCAGTTCGCCGCGTACGCCGCGTCGTTCGAAGGCGAGGGCTGA
- a CDS encoding phytase — protein MRIAGVVVAALTVTLGVHPAYASGLTEVTAAAETAPNWDDEAGGDANADDPAIWVDQKNPGRSVVVGTLKNGGLTVFDLTGKQVQRFATPPAPEEGQEPGRFNNVDIVGNVAVVTDRGRDQLRTYAIKNGRLTDITSDRAPLVFSKNREEVQDQHTAYGLAATSINGQPVVAVTRRSETRVAFLRLVPDGRGKKTYQTVWYVDLPASFKLSNGTTWAPCEEPGDRPQLEGMVFDRTTNDLYAAQEDVGIWRIPQHGKPELLEKVREFGQKAVYNEQTEECEAAGPVSPDAGKHLSADAEGLTIAYEHGRRTLYASSQGDSTFASYRMDGRRLVYRAGFEVVDGPAADGVQHSDGAAVTTEPLGARFPHGLFAVHDGDNTPGDGDREGTNFKLVRLEKLP, from the coding sequence ATGCGGATCGCCGGTGTAGTCGTTGCTGCGCTGACCGTGACGCTCGGGGTGCACCCGGCGTACGCGAGTGGACTGACGGAGGTGACCGCCGCCGCCGAGACCGCGCCCAACTGGGACGACGAGGCCGGCGGCGATGCGAACGCGGACGACCCGGCGATCTGGGTCGACCAGAAGAACCCGGGACGCAGCGTCGTAGTCGGCACGCTGAAGAACGGCGGGCTCACGGTCTTCGACCTCACCGGCAAGCAGGTGCAGCGGTTCGCCACGCCGCCGGCGCCGGAGGAGGGGCAGGAGCCGGGCCGCTTCAACAACGTGGACATTGTCGGGAACGTCGCCGTCGTCACCGACCGCGGCCGCGACCAGCTCCGCACGTACGCGATCAAGAACGGCCGCCTCACCGACATCACCAGCGACCGGGCGCCGCTCGTCTTCAGCAAGAACAGAGAAGAGGTGCAGGACCAGCACACGGCGTACGGCCTCGCGGCGACCTCGATCAACGGTCAACCTGTCGTCGCGGTGACCCGGCGGAGCGAGACCCGCGTCGCGTTCCTCCGACTCGTGCCGGACGGCCGCGGCAAGAAGACATACCAAACGGTTTGGTATGTCGATCTGCCGGCGAGCTTCAAGCTGTCGAACGGGACCACCTGGGCGCCCTGCGAGGAGCCAGGCGACCGGCCGCAGCTCGAGGGCATGGTGTTCGACCGCACCACCAACGACCTGTACGCCGCCCAGGAGGACGTGGGTATCTGGCGGATCCCGCAGCACGGGAAGCCGGAACTGCTGGAGAAGGTCCGCGAGTTCGGCCAGAAGGCTGTCTACAACGAGCAGACAGAGGAGTGTGAGGCCGCCGGACCGGTCAGCCCGGATGCCGGTAAGCACCTGAGCGCAGACGCCGAGGGCCTGACGATCGCGTACGAGCACGGCCGCCGGACCCTGTACGCGTCCAGCCAGGGTGACTCGACGTTCGCGAGCTACCGGATGGACGGACGCCGGCTGGTGTACCGGGCCGGGTTCGAGGTCGTCGACGGTCCCGCGGCCGACGGCGTACAGCACAGCGACGGCGCCGCGGTGACCACCGAGCCGCTCGGAGCCCGGTTCCCGCACGGGCTGTTCGCCGTACATGACGGAGATAACACTCCGGGTGACGGCGACCGCGAAGGCACCAACTTCAAGCTGGTCCGGCTGGAGAAACTGCCCTGA
- a CDS encoding EamA family transporter encodes MAASAPAAPVGTGSRPASGAMIWSALTVVYIVWGSTYLAIRVVVDADIPPMLGMATRFLTAAVLLAAGLALKSGWKRLRITRQEAIGAATVGVLLLAFGNGAVAIAEQTVPSGLAALLVAAIPLWLMLLRVGGGERPRAMTWVGVLIGFGGAALLALSGGNTSAKPLSVAILVVGTICWAIGSRFAPRLGLPRDPLVTALYEMIFGGTAMVLIGVLRGEPGRLHLDQIDGSGWIGLAYLVVFGSLLAYTAYSYLLANAPISLVGTYAYVNPAVAVFLGWLILSESLTWQILLGGAVIIVGVALVVTSERRRK; translated from the coding sequence ATGGCCGCCTCCGCTCCGGCCGCACCGGTCGGGACCGGATCCCGTCCGGCCTCCGGCGCGATGATCTGGAGCGCGCTCACGGTCGTCTACATCGTCTGGGGTTCGACATACCTTGCGATCCGGGTCGTCGTGGATGCGGACATCCCGCCGATGCTCGGGATGGCGACGCGCTTCCTCACAGCCGCCGTACTGCTGGCCGCAGGCCTGGCATTGAAGTCCGGCTGGAAGCGGCTGCGGATCACCCGGCAGGAGGCGATCGGCGCGGCGACGGTCGGCGTACTGCTGCTTGCCTTCGGCAACGGTGCGGTGGCGATCGCGGAGCAGACGGTGCCGTCCGGCTTGGCGGCGCTGCTGGTCGCGGCGATTCCGCTGTGGCTGATGCTGCTGCGTGTCGGCGGCGGGGAGCGGCCGCGCGCGATGACGTGGGTCGGCGTACTGATCGGGTTCGGCGGGGCGGCGTTGCTTGCGTTGTCAGGTGGCAACACGAGCGCGAAGCCGTTGTCGGTCGCGATCCTCGTCGTCGGCACGATCTGCTGGGCGATCGGTTCGCGGTTCGCGCCCCGGCTCGGCCTGCCGCGGGACCCGCTGGTCACCGCGCTCTACGAGATGATCTTCGGCGGTACGGCGATGGTGCTGATCGGCGTACTGCGCGGCGAGCCGGGGCGACTGCATCTCGATCAGATCGACGGATCGGGGTGGATCGGACTGGCGTACCTGGTCGTGTTCGGATCGCTGCTCGCGTACACGGCGTACTCGTATCTGCTCGCGAACGCGCCGATCTCGCTGGTCGGGACGTACGCGTACGTGAACCCGGCGGTGGCCGTGTTCCTCGGGTGGCTGATCCTGAGCGAGAGCCTGACGTGGCAGATCCTGCTCGGCGGCGCGGTGATCATCGTGGGCGTCGCGCTCGTGGTCACCTCGGAGCGCCGGCGGAAGTAG
- a CDS encoding SDR family NAD(P)-dependent oxidoreductase, whose protein sequence is MTALVWISGASAGIGAALAAAVPFPDARVIDISRRGGTPNHLKADLSNPADWAAVEEHFTKELAEYDGDRAIFIHNAGTITPIGPAAGADPDAYTRAVLLNSAAPQVLGAAFLRASAHLTCERHLIMLSSGAAKTAYAGWSSYNAGKAAVEHWVRTVGQEQPANSHVIAVAPGVVDTAMQSEIRATPEAEFPSVSRFHDLKRSGSLTTPEAAATGIWSLLTRNLPNGSCVDLRHL, encoded by the coding sequence GTGACCGCGCTCGTCTGGATCTCCGGAGCATCGGCCGGGATCGGCGCCGCCCTCGCCGCGGCGGTGCCGTTCCCGGACGCCCGCGTCATCGACATCTCCCGCCGCGGCGGTACGCCGAACCACCTGAAGGCCGACCTCTCGAACCCGGCCGACTGGGCTGCCGTCGAAGAGCACTTCACGAAGGAACTGGCCGAGTACGACGGCGACCGTGCGATCTTCATCCACAACGCCGGCACGATCACGCCGATCGGTCCCGCGGCCGGTGCCGACCCGGATGCGTACACGCGGGCGGTCCTGCTCAACTCGGCCGCTCCGCAGGTCCTCGGCGCCGCGTTCCTGCGCGCGTCCGCTCACCTCACCTGCGAACGCCACCTGATCATGCTCTCGTCAGGAGCCGCGAAGACCGCCTACGCCGGCTGGTCGTCGTACAACGCCGGGAAGGCTGCCGTGGAGCACTGGGTCCGCACCGTCGGCCAGGAACAACCCGCCAACTCCCACGTCATCGCCGTAGCCCCCGGCGTAGTCGACACCGCCATGCAATCCGAAATCCGCGCCACCCCCGAGGCGGAGTTCCCGTCGGTCTCCCGCTTCCACGACCTCAAGCGCTCCGGCTCCCTCACCACCCCCGAAGCCGCCGCCACCGGCATCTGGTCCCTCCTGACCAGAAACCTCCCCAACGGCTCCTGCGTAGACCTCCGCCACCTGTAG
- the hisC gene encoding histidinol-phosphate transaminase: protein MTPDNEVRFRACLDDVAAYKPGRPPARTDGRPTYKLSSNENPYPPLPGVLAAATEAAAQMNRYPDMGCVELLDALSARFGVPVSDLAVGTGSVALLYHLLQATVSEGDEVVYAWRSFEAYPIAVQLTGATSVQVPLTADARHDFKAMEAAITDRTKVVLVCTPNNPTGPVVRRDELLAFLDVVPSNVLVVLDEAYREFVRDADVVDGVEVYRDRPNVVVMRTFSKAYGLAGFRVGYAIGHPPVVAAIRKCALPFGVSYVAQSAAIASLAVEEELLERVDALVLERTRVVGELRAAGWDVPETETNFVWLDLGDDTVRFAEAVQAEGVSVRPFPGDGVRVTIGETEANDLFLGVARAWRQ from the coding sequence ATGACCCCTGACAACGAGGTTCGCTTTCGCGCCTGCCTGGACGACGTCGCGGCTTACAAGCCGGGCCGTCCGCCGGCGCGCACCGACGGCCGGCCGACGTACAAGTTGTCCAGCAACGAGAACCCGTACCCGCCGCTCCCGGGTGTGCTCGCCGCCGCGACCGAGGCCGCGGCCCAGATGAACCGCTACCCGGACATGGGCTGCGTCGAGCTGCTCGACGCGCTGTCCGCGCGGTTCGGCGTACCGGTCAGCGACCTGGCGGTCGGGACCGGATCGGTCGCGCTGCTCTACCACCTGCTGCAGGCGACGGTCTCCGAGGGTGACGAGGTCGTCTACGCCTGGCGTTCGTTCGAGGCGTACCCGATCGCGGTCCAGCTGACCGGAGCGACATCGGTCCAGGTGCCGCTGACGGCCGACGCCCGCCACGACTTCAAGGCGATGGAGGCCGCGATCACCGACCGCACCAAGGTCGTGCTGGTCTGTACGCCGAACAACCCGACCGGCCCCGTCGTACGCCGGGACGAGCTGCTCGCGTTCCTCGACGTCGTACCGTCCAACGTGCTGGTCGTCCTGGACGAGGCGTACCGCGAGTTCGTCCGCGACGCCGATGTCGTCGACGGGGTCGAGGTGTACCGCGACCGGCCGAACGTGGTCGTGATGCGAACGTTCTCGAAGGCGTACGGGCTGGCCGGCTTCCGCGTCGGGTACGCGATCGGCCACCCGCCGGTGGTCGCCGCGATCCGCAAGTGCGCGCTGCCGTTCGGCGTCAGCTACGTCGCACAGTCGGCCGCGATCGCGTCCCTGGCCGTCGAGGAGGAGCTCCTCGAGCGGGTCGACGCGTTGGTCCTCGAGCGGACCCGCGTCGTCGGTGAACTGCGGGCAGCCGGCTGGGACGTCCCGGAGACGGAGACGAACTTCGTGTGGCTCGACCTCGGCGACGACACCGTCAGGTTCGCCGAAGCCGTGCAGGCCGAGGGCGTCTCGGTCCGCCCGTTCCCCGGCGACGGCGTCCGCGTCACCATCGGCGAGACCGAGGCCAACGACCTCTTCCTCGGCGTCGCCCGCGCCTGGCGCCAGTGA
- a CDS encoding dimethylarginine dimethylaminohydrolase family protein: MGQPLEWGRRYLMVRPDHFRIDYVINPYMSTQDQPDPALTLKQWDSLRQAIVEAGGEVEVLEQRQDSPDMVYAMNLGLAAADGRAMLSHMRFEPRRKESLSAAEWFTGHGFRLDRTGGEGVGPHFESGDAFVFGDSLVVGYGPRTEADALKHLATGWNVRVRGLRIAHEGMYHLDLPFCPVDSTHAMVYPPAFDAAGQAELSGIVPDPIVLTDEEAFAFSANSIVVNSTIIMPACSPRLHAILTDLGLRVVVLDLSEFHKGGGSARCLTNPLDFPLDDITTPGGELVLPV; this comes from the coding sequence ATGGGACAGCCGCTGGAGTGGGGTCGTCGCTATCTGATGGTCCGGCCGGACCACTTCCGGATCGACTACGTGATCAACCCGTACATGTCGACGCAGGACCAGCCGGACCCGGCGCTGACGCTCAAGCAGTGGGACTCGCTGCGGCAGGCGATCGTGGAGGCCGGCGGCGAGGTCGAGGTGCTGGAGCAGCGCCAGGACTCCCCCGACATGGTGTACGCGATGAACCTCGGGCTGGCGGCGGCGGACGGTCGCGCGATGCTCTCCCACATGCGCTTCGAGCCACGCCGCAAGGAGTCGCTGAGCGCGGCGGAGTGGTTCACCGGGCACGGATTCCGGCTCGACCGGACCGGCGGCGAGGGAGTCGGGCCGCACTTCGAGTCCGGAGACGCGTTCGTGTTCGGCGACAGTCTGGTCGTCGGGTACGGGCCGCGGACCGAGGCCGACGCGCTCAAGCACCTCGCGACCGGATGGAACGTCCGTGTCCGCGGTCTGCGGATCGCCCACGAGGGCATGTACCACCTGGATCTGCCGTTCTGCCCGGTGGACAGCACGCACGCGATGGTCTACCCGCCGGCCTTCGACGCGGCCGGCCAGGCCGAGCTCTCCGGCATCGTCCCCGACCCGATCGTGCTCACGGACGAGGAAGCCTTCGCGTTCAGCGCGAACTCGATCGTCGTCAACAGCACGATCATCATGCCTGCGTGCTCCCCGCGCCTGCACGCGATCCTCACCGACCTGGGCCTGCGAGTAGTCGTGCTGGACCTGTCCGAGTTCCACAAAGGCGGCGGGTCGGCCCGTTGCCTGACCAACCCACTGGACTTCCCGCTGGACGACATCACCACCCCCGGCGGAGAGCTGGTCCTACCGGTCTGA
- a CDS encoding S-layer protein, which translates to MLEENRRPLFIGVVALAVVVVLVGGILLFRGGSRTSLTVESIPNDLTLKLDGHEIPANGEIKVKAGRHTLDGERRGFQSYSMTFTAEGDRQAVKMYLYANSAEGREWAKNNPEQELKLEAEAGRQYDATQARLRQKYPILSQLPYVGDGFEATYTKSKTDPTNPEAISVVIEVYGPQGREKADQWIQGYGWDPATLDLIWTTGK; encoded by the coding sequence ATGCTGGAGGAGAACCGACGGCCGTTGTTCATCGGCGTGGTCGCGCTGGCGGTCGTCGTCGTGCTGGTCGGTGGCATCCTGCTGTTCCGGGGCGGCTCCCGGACGAGCCTCACCGTGGAGTCCATCCCGAACGACCTGACCCTCAAGCTCGACGGTCACGAGATCCCCGCGAACGGCGAGATCAAGGTGAAGGCCGGCCGGCACACCCTTGACGGTGAGCGCCGGGGCTTCCAGAGCTACTCGATGACGTTCACCGCCGAGGGCGATCGGCAGGCCGTCAAGATGTACCTCTACGCCAACAGCGCCGAGGGTCGCGAGTGGGCCAAGAACAACCCCGAGCAGGAGCTCAAGCTCGAGGCCGAGGCCGGCCGGCAGTACGACGCGACCCAGGCGAGGCTTCGGCAGAAGTACCCGATCCTCAGCCAGCTCCCGTACGTCGGCGACGGCTTCGAGGCGACGTACACCAAGTCCAAGACCGACCCCACCAACCCCGAGGCGATCTCGGTCGTCATCGAGGTCTACGGCCCCCAGGGCAGAGAAAAAGCCGACCAATGGATCCAAGGCTACGGCTGGGACCCGGCCACCCTCGACCTGATCTGGACCACCGGCAAGTAG
- a CDS encoding phage tail tip lysozyme translates to MGDSKVLPILGAIGLILLLPLLIVLLMLLGVLGGMDTAEAQCAQQATEQSLFAYPTDSQKIDVDWTEPLAVAPHQGYDFKVDEGSKVYASQDGKVVKASDGEVRIRREDVETRTTYLKTISVALNADVKRGDVIGTSGSGNEVAPGLVGPHIHWEMWVNKAEKKDDPADWETQKPDKNPFELDTSDSGDSGCTCLNGDLSGANNQQKAFNFFVQNGYTKEQAAGIVGNMISESSVEPGRKQGTAPGTVTKPADVLGYSGGWGIVQWTPASKMINPSRDAGVGDDVIGSLAYQLDFLHKQLLGKPPLSEKAAGDAVKAATSVDAAAVAFGGQFERFAGYENPNNPRYAERKANAEHVLNTFGGSAPAVGKGGDTSGCGAGSGNIAEVAKNLAWPESGHNGTDASLAKPEFVQAMAKYNDGASGQTPYSDCGRFVATVMHMSGADPKYPNVGTDVQRTYLESSGKYDWWHGEPPGGMKPGDILNGPGHTYLYVGPWGKEGGGYNAASGSLGDHVPEAGHLYGVGGQFTVYRLKSAPVPKD, encoded by the coding sequence GTGGGAGACAGCAAAGTGCTGCCGATCCTCGGCGCGATCGGGCTGATCCTGCTGCTCCCGCTGCTGATCGTTCTGCTGATGCTGCTCGGCGTCCTGGGCGGGATGGACACGGCCGAGGCGCAGTGCGCCCAGCAGGCCACCGAACAGAGCCTGTTCGCCTACCCGACCGACTCGCAGAAGATCGACGTCGACTGGACCGAGCCGCTGGCCGTCGCCCCGCACCAGGGCTACGACTTCAAGGTCGACGAGGGCAGCAAGGTCTACGCCTCGCAGGACGGCAAGGTCGTGAAGGCCTCCGACGGCGAGGTCCGGATCCGCCGCGAGGACGTCGAGACGCGGACGACGTACCTCAAGACCATCAGCGTCGCCCTGAACGCCGACGTCAAGCGCGGCGACGTGATCGGCACCTCCGGCAGCGGGAACGAGGTCGCTCCCGGTCTGGTCGGCCCGCACATCCACTGGGAGATGTGGGTCAACAAGGCCGAGAAGAAGGACGACCCGGCCGACTGGGAGACCCAGAAGCCGGACAAGAACCCGTTCGAGCTCGACACCTCCGACTCCGGCGACAGCGGCTGCACCTGCCTGAACGGTGACCTGAGCGGCGCGAACAACCAGCAGAAGGCCTTCAACTTCTTCGTCCAGAACGGATACACCAAGGAGCAGGCCGCCGGCATCGTCGGCAACATGATCAGCGAGTCCAGCGTCGAGCCGGGCCGCAAGCAGGGCACGGCACCGGGCACGGTGACCAAGCCCGCGGACGTGCTGGGGTATTCGGGCGGTTGGGGCATCGTTCAGTGGACGCCGGCGTCCAAGATGATCAACCCGTCCCGCGATGCCGGGGTCGGCGACGACGTCATCGGCTCGCTGGCCTACCAGCTGGACTTCCTGCACAAGCAACTCCTCGGCAAGCCGCCGCTCTCGGAGAAGGCTGCCGGTGACGCGGTCAAGGCCGCCACCTCTGTCGACGCGGCCGCGGTCGCGTTCGGCGGCCAGTTCGAGCGCTTCGCCGGCTACGAGAACCCGAACAACCCGCGGTACGCCGAGCGCAAGGCGAACGCCGAGCACGTGCTCAACACCTTCGGCGGGTCGGCTCCGGCCGTCGGCAAGGGCGGCGACACGAGCGGCTGCGGCGCCGGCAGCGGCAACATCGCCGAGGTCGCGAAGAACCTGGCCTGGCCCGAGAGCGGTCACAACGGCACCGACGCCAGCCTCGCCAAGCCCGAGTTCGTCCAGGCGATGGCGAAGTACAACGACGGCGCCAGCGGCCAGACTCCGTACAGTGACTGCGGGCGGTTCGTCGCGACGGTGATGCACATGAGCGGCGCCGACCCGAAGTACCCGAACGTCGGCACCGATGTGCAGCGCACGTACCTCGAGTCCTCCGGGAAGTACGACTGGTGGCACGGTGAACCACCGGGCGGGATGAAACCGGGTGACATCCTGAACGGTCCCGGCCACACGTACCTGTACGTCGGTCCGTGGGGCAAGGAAGGCGGCGGGTACAACGCGGCGTCCGGCTCGCTCGGCGACCACGTGCCGGAGGCCGGTCACCTGTACGGCGTCGGCGGGCAGTTCACTGTCTACCGGCTGAAGAGCGCGCCGGTACCGAAGGACTGA